CTCCGGACCAGATCACCCACAACAGGAGCACGGCCTTGGGGCGCTCCAGGAGCGACCATGCGAGAGGTGTGTAGCTGCCCGCGATCACGAGCATGATGTTGGTGTGGTCCAGGCGTTTGAGGAGCATCCTGGTCTTCGGATCCCAATTTCCGCGGTGGTAGACCGCGGACACGCCGAAGAGCAGCACACCCGTCAATGCGTAGACGGCGGAGGCGATCTTGCGATCCGTCGTAGGGGCCATCGTCACCAGGACGATCCCTGCCGCGACGGCGAAAGGCGTGGCCACAGCATGTATCCAGCCGCGCCACCTTGGTTTGGTTGTGAGCAGCTCCGACATCGTTAAAGCGTAACCCGCGGGTCGATAAGTTACTGCCGAGTAGCACGTTTTGCGATCGTTCTCCGCTGCTCAGGTGTGCCGACTGCCCGCCTTGGGAAGGTAGCCTTGGTGGTGCGCCTACGGCAGCAGTCCGGAGGTGCCGATAGTTGTTTGGCTGAAGGGTTGGCTACCAACCCGGCTGGCCGCCGTCGTCGTTTGTTTGCTTTTCGCGTGCTGTCAAAGGAAGTCAGGTGAGTGTCCGGATGGAGTGGCCCGGCTTCCTCTACGGCTTCTACGAGCGCAAACTGCTCCGTTCGCTCGAACGGGAGAAGATTCCCCGGCACATCGGCGTCATGGTTGATGGCAACCGCCGCTGGGCGCGGCAGTTCAACGCTCCCACCAGCGAAGGCCATCAAGCGGGTGCGGACAAGATCCACGAATTCCTCGGCTGGTGCCAGGAACTCGGAGTCAAAGTTGTCACGCTCTACATGCTCTCCACCGACAACATGAACCGCTCGGGCGAAGAGCTCGAACTGCTCATGGGAATCATCGCCAACACCCTCGATCGCTTGGATGACGACGCCGATATCTCGGTCCACGCCATGGGCGCGCCGGAGCTCCTTCCGGACTATCTCGCCGAGCGGCTCACCAAGCTCACGGCCCGCACCCCGATCCGCGAGCGGCTCCATGTGAACGTGGCCGTCGGCTACGGCGGACGGCGCGAGATCGTCGACGCCGTGCGGGAACTTCTGCACGACGCCGTTGCGCACGGCCGCGACATCACCGAGCTGGCCGATGAACTTTCAGTGGACGACATCTCGCGGTTCCTCTACACGCGCGGCCAGCCGGACCCCGATCTGGTGATCCGCACATCGGGTGAGCAGCGATTGTCCGGTTTCCTCATGTGGCAAAGCGCCTACAGCGAGTTCTATTTTTGCGAGGCACTCTGGCCCGCGTTCCGCAAGGTTGACTTCCTGCGGGCCCTGCGGGACTACGCCGGCCGCCAGCGTCGCTTCGGTTCCTGAGGCGGTGAACTTCCCGGTGCGCACCCGTTTACGGGAAGTTCACATTTTGTCTACACGAATCGCCGTTTGGGCTAACCGGAAATGTAATCGCACGGGAATACGTTAATCCCATCAGTAGGCAAACCGCCTGCTGATCGGGGAGGCCAGTAGATGGAGCGAATCATCGCACCAGTTACGTGGGGGGCCGCGCCCGGCCTTCCGGCCGAGCCGCCTCACGAATAAGCCGGGTTCGCCCGGGGCTGGAGTCGATGTGGCTATTTCTGAGCAACTGCCCGTAGTCGTTTCCGACGGGGAAAGTTCAGCTACCTCTCGCACCAAGCGGGCCAACGATGGGCGGACTGCAAAGTCCGGAACCCCGACAGGCCGAAGCTATGTGATTGACACTTCCGTATTGCTTTCCGATCCGCACGCCCTGTTGCGCTTCGCGGAGCACGAAGTCATTGTCCCGATCGTGGTCATCACCGAATTGGAGGGCAAACGCCACGATCCCGAATTGGGCTACTTCGCCCGCAAGGCCCTCAGGCTCCTGGATGACTTGCGCATTGAGCATGGCGGGTTGAATCAACCCATCCCGATCGGATCCGACGGCGGCACGCTGCGTGTCGAGATGAACCATGTGTCCACCGAAGTGCTGCCGGCAGGATTCCGCGGCGCGGACAACGACAGCCGCATCCTGGCAGTCGCCAAGAACCTCGCCAACGAAGGCCACAACGTCACGGTCGTCTCCAAGGACCTCCCCATGCGCGTCAAAGCCTCCGCAATGGGGCTGTTCGCGGACGAATACCGCAATGAACTCGTCAAGGACTCCGGCTGGACCGGCATGGCAGAGATCGAAGCCAGCGAGGACGAAATCACCACCCTGTACGGGCACGAACCGGTTTTCATTCCGGCAGCGGCCGAGCTTCCTGTCAACACGGGCCTGGTGCTGCTCTCCAACCGGGGCTCCGCCCTGGGCCGGGTGGGCGCGGACAAGCAAGTGCGGCTGGTCAAGGGCGACCGTGATGTCTTCGGACTGCACGGCCGCTCAGCGGAGCAACGGCTTGCGATCGACCTGCTCATGGATCCCAGCGTCGGTATCGTCTCGATCGGCGGCCGGGCGGGCACTGGTAAGTCGGCCCTGGCCTTGTGTGCGGGACTCGAGGCAGTCTTGGAGCGCCGGGAGCACCGCAAGGTGATTGTCTTCCGGCCGTTGTACGCCGTGGGTGGACAGGAACTCGGGTACCTGCCCGGTTCCGAGGCAGAGAAGATGAACCCCTGGGCGCAGGCGGTCTTCGACACCCTCGGTGCACTCGTCAGCCA
This genomic interval from Arthrobacter sp. FW306-2-2C-D06B contains the following:
- the trhA gene encoding PAQR family membrane homeostasis protein TrhA — encoded protein: MSELLTTKPRWRGWIHAVATPFAVAAGIVLVTMAPTTDRKIASAVYALTGVLLFGVSAVYHRGNWDPKTRMLLKRLDHTNIMLVIAGSYTPLAWSLLERPKAVLLLWVIWSGALLGVLFRVLWTGAPRWLYVPIYVALGCGALFYLPEFFAANVPAAILICVGGALYIAGAVFYGIKRPNFSPLNFGFHELFHAFTVLAFAAHFAAIMIAVLS
- a CDS encoding isoprenyl transferase, producing the protein MEWPGFLYGFYERKLLRSLEREKIPRHIGVMVDGNRRWARQFNAPTSEGHQAGADKIHEFLGWCQELGVKVVTLYMLSTDNMNRSGEELELLMGIIANTLDRLDDDADISVHAMGAPELLPDYLAERLTKLTARTPIRERLHVNVAVGYGGRREIVDAVRELLHDAVAHGRDITELADELSVDDISRFLYTRGQPDPDLVIRTSGEQRLSGFLMWQSAYSEFYFCEALWPAFRKVDFLRALRDYAGRQRRFGS
- a CDS encoding PhoH family protein: MAISEQLPVVVSDGESSATSRTKRANDGRTAKSGTPTGRSYVIDTSVLLSDPHALLRFAEHEVIVPIVVITELEGKRHDPELGYFARKALRLLDDLRIEHGGLNQPIPIGSDGGTLRVEMNHVSTEVLPAGFRGADNDSRILAVAKNLANEGHNVTVVSKDLPMRVKASAMGLFADEYRNELVKDSGWTGMAEIEASEDEITTLYGHEPVFIPAAAELPVNTGLVLLSNRGSALGRVGADKQVRLVKGDRDVFGLHGRSAEQRLAIDLLMDPSVGIVSIGGRAGTGKSALALCAGLEAVLERREHRKVIVFRPLYAVGGQELGYLPGSEAEKMNPWAQAVFDTLGALVSQEVVEEVMDRGMLEVMPLTHIRGRSLHDAFVIVDEAQSLEKNVLLTVMSRIGQNSKIVLTHDVAQRDNLRVGRHDGVAAVVETLKGHPLFGHITLTRSERSPIAALVTELLEGAEI